In Thermosynechococcus sichuanensis E542, a single genomic region encodes these proteins:
- the mutL gene encoding DNA mismatch repair endonuclease MutL, whose product MSDGLTVVPLPLQMQRAIAAAETLDSLATVVQELVENALDAGASRIHLQWYPSAWHLEVTDNGEGIRWADLTQVALPYTSSKLPASGELADITTLGFRGQALHSLAQMAQLTICSRHREADTGWRVSYDVHGQAQSQRPQGMAVGTRVIAEQIFRDWPQRQQGANPKQVQRRLQEIALCFPQVAWHLLKDGKQWCHWPAVDSLGDRLLQLIPQLHPQDLRQVSDAQIELVLALPDRHHRPRPDWLGVAVNGRWVQLHSDPSWQQVILEAFGRGLPRQRFPLCIAHLHLPPAAIDWSAEPQKRTIYLREPEQWQALLVERIGQLLACPATPLSYASSYQVLKAAEPPSRYRTLSSPNPTPPSLPTLKVVGQLHNTYIVVEHSEGIWLIEQHIAHERVLYEQIEADWQAVELEQPVLVESLTEAQVQRFQDWGLAIAPFGVQLWAVRRVPALLRDRSDVVAALIELSQVADLTAAKVAVACRSAIRNGTPLTLPDMQTLVDQWYRCRQPHTCPHGRPICLQLQESSLARFFRRHWVLGKSHGI is encoded by the coding sequence ATGAGTGATGGCCTCACGGTTGTTCCCTTGCCTCTTCAAATGCAGCGGGCGATCGCTGCCGCTGAAACCCTTGACTCCCTCGCCACAGTGGTGCAGGAACTGGTGGAAAATGCCCTTGATGCCGGCGCAAGTCGCATTCACCTCCAGTGGTACCCTTCCGCATGGCATCTTGAGGTCACAGACAATGGCGAAGGGATTCGCTGGGCAGATCTCACCCAAGTGGCTCTCCCCTACACCAGCAGCAAGTTGCCGGCCAGTGGGGAATTGGCGGACATCACAACCTTGGGATTCCGGGGTCAAGCCCTCCACAGTTTGGCGCAAATGGCGCAGTTAACCATTTGCAGTCGCCATCGCGAGGCGGATACCGGCTGGCGAGTCAGTTATGATGTCCACGGTCAAGCGCAAAGCCAGCGTCCTCAAGGCATGGCAGTGGGAACTCGCGTCATTGCTGAGCAAATTTTTCGGGACTGGCCGCAACGTCAGCAGGGAGCCAACCCCAAACAGGTGCAGCGGCGGCTTCAGGAAATCGCCCTTTGTTTCCCACAGGTGGCTTGGCATCTCCTCAAGGACGGTAAGCAGTGGTGTCACTGGCCGGCGGTGGATTCTTTAGGCGATCGCCTGCTCCAATTAATCCCGCAACTTCACCCGCAAGATTTACGCCAAGTCAGCGATGCTCAAATCGAGTTAGTGCTTGCCTTGCCCGATCGCCACCATCGTCCCCGTCCAGATTGGTTGGGGGTTGCCGTTAATGGCCGTTGGGTGCAACTGCACAGTGATCCCTCGTGGCAGCAGGTAATTCTTGAGGCCTTTGGTCGCGGCCTCCCTCGACAGCGCTTTCCTCTGTGCATTGCCCATCTCCATTTGCCGCCGGCGGCGATTGATTGGTCAGCAGAACCCCAAAAGCGCACGATCTATCTGCGAGAGCCAGAGCAATGGCAAGCCCTCTTGGTGGAACGGATTGGTCAACTCCTTGCTTGCCCGGCAACTCCCCTCAGTTATGCCAGCAGCTATCAGGTGCTCAAGGCGGCTGAACCCCCCAGCCGCTATCGAACGCTGTCATCCCCCAATCCCACGCCACCCTCCTTGCCGACGCTGAAAGTGGTCGGGCAGTTGCACAATACATATATTGTTGTGGAGCACTCAGAGGGGATCTGGCTGATTGAGCAGCACATTGCCCATGAACGGGTGCTTTACGAGCAAATTGAAGCCGATTGGCAGGCGGTGGAGCTAGAGCAGCCGGTGTTAGTGGAATCCCTCACGGAAGCGCAAGTGCAACGCTTTCAAGACTGGGGACTGGCGATCGCTCCCTTTGGAGTGCAGCTTTGGGCCGTGCGCCGTGTTCCTGCTCTATTGCGCGATCGTTCAGATGTGGTGGCCGCGCTCATTGAACTAAGCCAGGTGGCGGATCTAACGGCTGCCAAGGTGGCCGTTGCCTGTCGCAGTGCCATTCGGAACGGCACGCCCCTCACCCTCCCAGACATGCAAACCCTTGTGGATCAGTGGTACCGTTGCCGTCAACCCCACACCTGCCCCCACGGTCGCCCCATCTGTCTGCAACTACAAGAATCTAGCCTTGCCCGTTTTTTCCGTCGCCACTGGGTTCTGGGCAAAAGTCATGGTATCTAG
- a CDS encoding LON peptidase substrate-binding domain-containing protein, translating into MAFSSIAVRELPIFPLPDVVLFPGRPLPLHIFEFRYRIMMNTILESDRRFGIVMWDPQTGRPATVGCCAEVRRYERLPDDRMLVDSLGQQRFRILDYVREKPYRVGLVEWIEDEPTSIDLRPLAKEVRQLLEDVVRLSAKLTEQPMELPPDVPTAALELSYWIASNFRGVAQEQQRLLELQSTYDRLLREAEILTTTRNHLAARTVLKETFK; encoded by the coding sequence ATGGCTTTTTCGTCGATTGCCGTTCGCGAACTCCCCATTTTTCCCTTGCCGGATGTCGTGCTCTTTCCGGGACGACCACTGCCACTCCACATTTTTGAATTTCGCTACCGCATCATGATGAATACGATTCTCGAGAGCGATCGCCGATTTGGCATCGTGATGTGGGATCCACAAACGGGACGGCCAGCCACGGTGGGCTGTTGTGCCGAAGTGCGTCGCTACGAACGGCTTCCCGATGACCGCATGCTCGTTGATTCCTTGGGTCAGCAGCGGTTTCGTATCTTGGACTACGTGCGTGAAAAACCCTACCGCGTTGGACTGGTGGAGTGGATTGAGGATGAACCCACCAGTATTGATCTGCGCCCCTTGGCCAAGGAAGTGCGGCAACTCCTCGAGGATGTGGTGCGCCTCTCCGCAAAACTGACGGAACAACCCATGGAACTGCCCCCAGATGTACCCACGGCTGCCCTGGAATTGTCCTATTGGATTGCCAGTAATTTTCGCGGTGTCGCTCAGGAGCAGCAACGCCTTTTAGAGCTACAGTCCACCTACGATCGCCTGCTGCGGGAAGCAGAAATTTTAACCACCACCCGCAATCACTTGGCGGCCCGCACCGTCCTCAAGGAAACCTTCAAATAG
- the psb27 gene encoding photosystem II protein Psb27, translating into MKRFWAMICALFLSVSLLLTSCANVPTGLTGNFREDTLALISSLRAAIALPDNDPNKKAAQAEARKKLNDFFALYRRDDSLRSLSSFMTMQTALNSLAGHYSSYPNRPLPEKLKARLEQEFKQVELALDREAKS; encoded by the coding sequence ATGAAACGTTTTTGGGCGATGATTTGCGCACTTTTCCTGAGTGTGTCATTACTGCTGACCAGTTGTGCTAATGTGCCCACTGGGCTAACGGGAAATTTTCGTGAAGATACCCTTGCGCTGATTAGTAGCCTGCGCGCAGCGATCGCCCTACCGGATAATGACCCCAATAAAAAAGCCGCCCAGGCAGAAGCGCGCAAAAAGCTCAATGACTTCTTTGCTCTCTATCGTCGCGATGACTCCCTGCGATCGCTCTCCTCTTTTATGACGATGCAAACTGCCCTCAACTCCCTCGCGGGTCACTACAGTTCCTATCCCAATCGTCCCCTGCCTGAGAAGCTGAAAGCGCGCCTCGAACAGGAATTTAAGCAAGTTGAACTCGCCCTTGATCGCGAAGCCAAGTCCTAG
- a CDS encoding FHA domain-containing protein, whose protein sequence is MDASANRPDTYVPHLQAPTRSGEQQRGFMRPSELILAAPTPRLLLHSVYMQRSIVLDQLPAWQIGRSKDCDIVLPDRWCSRHHICIERQADHRYRLTDLKSMNGTFIGNNRIHAPHILKHGDRISIGESELEYIDLRDVPSPHPYTNHSHESKGQVTVLMTHSSRTQGEMWREVLNSQGISTIWATSHFELEKIIAHVESLNCKISLLLLDLGMPKTNPYDFCRQYRQRYPEMNVILLSGMRTRVHESECKWAVNQGAMALFAGLPRENMFAELTSITERLQTIAKALQWPYLNPEALTNTLLKLQDAVDAELSGIVL, encoded by the coding sequence ATGGATGCTTCGGCCAATCGCCCCGATACCTACGTCCCACACCTCCAAGCACCCACCCGTTCTGGGGAACAGCAGCGGGGGTTCATGCGCCCCAGTGAGCTAATTCTAGCGGCACCCACCCCACGGTTATTATTGCACTCAGTTTACATGCAACGTTCTATCGTGTTGGATCAGTTACCCGCTTGGCAAATTGGTCGCAGTAAAGATTGTGATATTGTTTTGCCCGATCGCTGGTGTTCGCGGCATCACATTTGCATTGAGCGTCAAGCCGATCATCGCTATCGTTTGACCGACCTCAAGAGCATGAACGGGACATTTATTGGCAATAATCGTATCCACGCGCCCCATATCCTCAAACACGGCGATCGCATTTCCATTGGTGAGTCAGAACTGGAATACATTGACCTGCGGGATGTGCCGAGTCCTCACCCCTACACCAATCATTCCCATGAGAGCAAGGGTCAAGTCACGGTGCTAATGACCCACTCTTCGCGTACCCAAGGGGAAATGTGGCGGGAAGTATTGAACTCCCAAGGGATTTCGACGATTTGGGCAACTTCCCACTTTGAGTTAGAAAAAATCATTGCCCATGTGGAGTCCCTCAACTGCAAAATCAGTCTATTGCTCTTGGATTTGGGGATGCCAAAAACCAATCCCTACGATTTTTGTCGCCAGTATCGCCAGCGCTATCCAGAAATGAATGTGATTCTCCTCAGTGGTATGCGCACCCGTGTCCACGAATCGGAGTGTAAGTGGGCGGTCAATCAAGGCGCAATGGCACTCTTTGCTGGTTTGCCCCGCGAAAATATGTTTGCCGAACTCACGAGTATTACGGAGCGCTTGCAAACGATCGCCAAAGCCCTCCAGTGGCCTTACCTAAATCCTGAAGCCCTCACCAATACCCTGCTAAAACTCCAAGATGCCGTAGATGCCGAACTATCGGGGATTGTCCTCTAG
- a CDS encoding Dps family protein, with translation MSATTTLKEQVLTTLKREQANAVVMYLNYKKYHWLTYGPLFRDLHLLFEEQGSEVFAMIDELAERSLMLDGQPVADPADYLKVATVTPSTGQLTVKQMIEEAIANHELIITEMHQDAEVATEAGDIGTADLYTRLVQTHQKHRWFLKEFLAKGDGLVS, from the coding sequence ATGAGTGCAACAACAACGCTGAAAGAGCAAGTGCTGACAACCCTGAAACGGGAACAGGCGAACGCAGTGGTCATGTATTTGAACTACAAAAAGTACCATTGGCTCACCTACGGTCCTTTGTTCCGGGATTTGCACCTGCTCTTTGAAGAACAGGGGTCAGAGGTTTTTGCCATGATTGATGAACTGGCGGAGCGTAGCCTAATGCTCGATGGCCAACCCGTGGCAGACCCCGCAGATTACCTAAAAGTGGCAACGGTAACCCCCTCCACTGGCCAACTCACGGTCAAACAAATGATCGAGGAGGCGATCGCCAACCATGAGCTGATCATTACCGAGATGCACCAAGATGCCGAAGTCGCCACTGAGGCTGGGGATATTGGTACCGCCGATCTCTACACCCGCTTAGTGCAAACTCACCAAAAACATCGCTGGTTCCTCAAGGAGTTTTTAGCCAAAGGCGATGGCTTGGTCAGTTAG
- a CDS encoding bifunctional diguanylate cyclase/phosphodiesterase yields MPPAPLAAGVDVFSAIAIWLTAFSITMMTVWPRPATFDRLQLLHQSSGLALVLMGLAIASEVTNLWSGIPLKETFDLAPYETLLRPWAFVALGVGLWGVNGIPQWQVVLSQGGAIVSSSLLLLELLEFVYQWPQPFSTSSIGTVMAALLLCLLSTSLLLLRPHRGLMRYFWAPTAGGVLLRQLFPWVIIGPAVIGWVVEFIHHDLNLVNGTAAQQIQATSTMVFFVTLLAIGVRRLNQLEQERQSFYRAYTEIEQIFRSSIFLSPFPMVLVAADGQLWLMNRAWQEETGYSPSEITTWQQWLTVAFPQEDQRKWAATEFQRCLNNHERVEHGDVKIATRWGEERIWNMVSIPLQLTTSNQHLVLVTAVDVSEQRQMTQQLEANKLELESQVIARTLDLLQVNAELQASEEKLNQLLDRADAFVSQLRAFPDGSWRYEYLSQGHLRILGYSPFDFRENPDLWRSRVPPEDWEAYHRPFREKLLQEGCAHTEYRFQHRDGHYLWISLNASAERQGDGSYLITCVGVDITQRKKAVLALAESEARFRQMADSSTLMIWLADTEGKVDFANQTILKFLGTSLDELLGWNWLNFVHPSDRPYVEEQTHQAIQQQQGYEIEYRIRNHQGIYRWILEQAAPRYDENGTCIGYIGSGIDITKIKLAEEKLRHAAWQDSLTGLPNRTFLTEKIDQLLVAYHRGEILPFAVMFLDLDRFKVINDSLGHGAGDELLLEIAHRLRSSMREQDTLGRLGGDEFIAIIENIQQVQDVYECGDRLRYRVSEPYVLKGTEVSVGVSIGIAIVNSCYHSAGELLRDADIAMYAAKARGRNCMQLFQPEYHQAAYTRLHREQEFRRALEQEQLEIFYQPIVTLNHGSLAGFEVLVRWQHPETGWISPAEFLPLAIGLGLATKVDEWVLQKTVATLRAWQQMFGAGIADLTLSVNISDAFFDSGQMVNLLKSLLATYGIRGQQLILEITEQVIMANPELAREQLEALQAMKIRCSIDDFGTGYSSLSRLSQLPLYALKIDQSFVQGIETSFQNLEIVRAIISLAQAIQLEVVAEGIENTYQKQCLQQLGCQRGQGFLFSKPLSEAQARQLLEATVAIRQAESK; encoded by the coding sequence ATGCCGCCCGCACCTCTGGCAGCGGGGGTGGATGTTTTCAGCGCGATCGCCATCTGGCTGACAGCCTTTTCGATCACAATGATGACGGTTTGGCCACGTCCGGCCACATTCGATCGCCTGCAACTGCTGCACCAGAGCAGTGGTCTCGCCTTAGTCCTCATGGGGCTAGCGATCGCGAGCGAGGTGACAAACCTTTGGTCTGGAATACCCCTTAAAGAAACCTTCGACTTAGCCCCCTATGAGACGCTGCTGCGGCCATGGGCTTTTGTGGCCTTAGGTGTCGGGTTATGGGGCGTGAATGGCATCCCCCAGTGGCAAGTAGTGTTGAGCCAAGGGGGAGCGATCGTCAGTAGTAGTTTACTGCTCCTAGAGTTATTAGAGTTTGTTTACCAGTGGCCACAGCCTTTTAGCACCAGCAGCATTGGTACAGTCATGGCTGCTCTTCTCCTGTGCCTCCTGAGCACGAGTCTGTTGCTGTTGCGCCCTCATCGAGGTCTGATGCGCTACTTTTGGGCACCTACAGCAGGGGGGGTACTCTTGCGGCAATTGTTCCCTTGGGTGATTATTGGCCCAGCCGTGATTGGCTGGGTGGTGGAATTTATTCATCACGACCTCAACCTAGTTAACGGTACCGCTGCCCAACAGATTCAAGCCACGAGTACTATGGTTTTTTTTGTGACGTTGCTCGCCATTGGTGTCCGTCGCCTCAATCAACTGGAGCAAGAACGCCAATCGTTTTACCGCGCCTATACTGAGATTGAGCAAATTTTCCGCAGCAGTATCTTTTTATCGCCTTTTCCGATGGTTTTAGTGGCCGCTGATGGTCAATTGTGGTTGATGAATCGGGCATGGCAAGAAGAAACGGGCTACAGCCCCAGTGAGATCACCACATGGCAGCAGTGGTTAACCGTTGCTTTTCCCCAAGAAGACCAACGCAAATGGGCGGCTACAGAATTTCAGCGTTGCCTTAACAATCACGAACGTGTTGAGCATGGTGATGTGAAAATCGCCACCCGCTGGGGGGAGGAGCGCATTTGGAATATGGTTTCCATTCCCCTACAACTGACCACCAGCAATCAGCATTTAGTTTTGGTTACGGCAGTGGATGTCAGTGAGCAGCGGCAAATGACCCAACAACTGGAGGCAAACAAGCTGGAACTGGAGTCCCAAGTGATTGCGCGAACGCTGGATTTACTGCAAGTCAATGCGGAACTACAGGCCTCAGAAGAAAAACTGAATCAACTCTTGGATCGTGCCGATGCCTTCGTCAGTCAACTGCGAGCTTTCCCTGATGGCTCTTGGCGCTATGAATATCTCTCCCAAGGGCACCTGCGTATTCTCGGCTATAGCCCCTTTGACTTTAGGGAAAACCCCGATCTCTGGCGATCGCGAGTCCCCCCCGAGGACTGGGAAGCCTATCATCGTCCTTTTCGCGAGAAATTACTGCAAGAGGGTTGTGCTCACACTGAATACCGCTTTCAACACCGCGACGGTCATTATCTGTGGATTTCCCTCAATGCCAGTGCAGAACGCCAAGGGGATGGCAGTTATCTGATTACCTGTGTGGGTGTGGATATTACCCAACGCAAAAAAGCGGTTCTAGCGCTCGCTGAAAGTGAAGCCCGTTTTCGCCAAATGGCAGATTCCTCAACACTGATGATCTGGCTAGCGGACACGGAGGGTAAAGTTGACTTTGCCAACCAAACCATTCTCAAATTCTTGGGTACCTCCCTCGATGAACTCCTCGGCTGGAACTGGTTAAACTTTGTTCACCCTAGCGATCGCCCCTATGTTGAAGAACAAACCCACCAAGCGATTCAGCAGCAGCAGGGCTATGAGATTGAGTACCGTATCCGAAATCATCAGGGCATTTATCGTTGGATCCTGGAGCAAGCAGCACCCCGCTATGACGAGAATGGCACCTGTATTGGCTATATTGGCTCTGGAATTGACATTACCAAAATCAAGCTAGCAGAGGAAAAACTGCGCCATGCCGCTTGGCAGGATAGCTTAACGGGTCTCCCGAATCGCACGTTCCTCACAGAGAAAATCGACCAACTGCTAGTTGCTTATCATCGGGGCGAGATCCTCCCCTTCGCTGTGATGTTCTTGGATTTAGATCGCTTTAAGGTGATCAATGATAGCTTAGGTCATGGTGCTGGAGATGAGTTACTGCTAGAAATTGCCCATCGCCTGCGATCAAGTATGCGGGAGCAGGACACCCTTGGCCGTCTGGGGGGAGATGAATTTATTGCCATTATCGAAAATATTCAGCAGGTGCAAGATGTTTATGAGTGTGGCGATCGCCTGCGCTATCGGGTGAGTGAACCCTATGTGCTCAAGGGAACAGAAGTCAGTGTTGGCGTCAGTATTGGGATTGCTATTGTGAATTCTTGTTACCACAGTGCAGGTGAACTGCTGCGGGATGCCGATATTGCCATGTATGCTGCCAAAGCACGGGGGCGAAACTGCATGCAACTGTTTCAACCGGAGTATCACCAAGCAGCTTACACCCGTCTGCACCGCGAACAGGAATTTCGCCGTGCCCTAGAGCAAGAGCAACTGGAGATTTTCTACCAGCCCATTGTCACCCTGAATCATGGCAGCCTTGCGGGGTTTGAAGTCTTGGTCCGCTGGCAACATCCGGAGACGGGTTGGATTAGCCCCGCAGAGTTTTTGCCCCTAGCGATAGGTTTAGGCTTGGCCACAAAAGTTGATGAATGGGTACTCCAGAAAACTGTTGCAACACTTCGCGCTTGGCAACAAATGTTTGGCGCAGGGATTGCTGATTTAACCCTGAGTGTGAACATTTCCGATGCCTTTTTTGACTCTGGCCAAATGGTAAACCTACTCAAATCCCTTCTCGCAACCTATGGCATCCGTGGCCAACAGCTTATTTTAGAAATCACCGAGCAAGTGATCATGGCCAATCCAGAGTTGGCGCGAGAGCAACTGGAGGCACTCCAAGCCATGAAAATTCGTTGTAGTATTGATGACTTTGGCACCGGTTATTCTTCCCTCAGCCGTCTCAGTCAACTGCCATTGTATGCTCTGAAAATCGATCAGTCCTTTGTCCAAGGGATTGAGACCAGTTTCCAGAATTTAGAAATTGTGCGTGCCATTATTAGCTTGGCGCAGGCGATTCAACTGGAGGTGGTTGCCGAAGGCATTGAAAATACTTATCAAAAGCAGTGCCTGCAACAGTTGGGCTGTCAACGGGGACAGGGGTTTCTCTTTAGTAAGCCGTTGTCAGAAGCACAAGCTCGCCAGTTGCTAGAGGCAACTGTGGCGATTCGGCAAGCGGAAAGCAAATAA
- the coaBC gene encoding bifunctional phosphopantothenoylcysteine decarboxylase/phosphopantothenate--cysteine ligase CoaBC: MTSPRTVPHLLVGVGGGIAAYKICDVISAQVKAGWQVSAILSEMASQFITPLTLSTLCRRSVLTDADFWHPQAPRPLHIELAETATLMLIAPLTANTLAKLVLGLADNLLTSTVLASQMPILVAPAMNTTMWQQPTVQAHWQQLQQQPRYHCLPPAYGRLACDSVGVGRMAEPQEIIAYLDSLAYTHGKRDLAGKHLLITAGGTREYWDAVRFIGNPATGKMGIALARAALHRGAKVTLIHGAIAEAIPPQVRAIEAVSSEAMSKAVMEVWPEADWLVMAAAVGDVRPAQQWSAKLPKSALPAALPLSPVPDILQAVAERRQPHQRLIGFAAQTGDIVTPAREKLERKGLDLIVANAVDQADCGFGTVENAALVLDRQGRSRELAKVPKLILAHQIFDLAQEWLQ; this comes from the coding sequence TTGACGAGTCCTAGAACAGTTCCCCATTTGCTGGTGGGGGTGGGGGGTGGCATTGCTGCCTATAAAATCTGTGATGTGATCTCCGCGCAGGTGAAGGCGGGGTGGCAAGTGTCTGCCATTCTTTCGGAGATGGCCTCGCAGTTCATTACGCCGTTGACCCTTTCGACCCTGTGCCGGCGATCGGTACTCACGGATGCTGATTTTTGGCACCCTCAAGCGCCGCGCCCCCTACATATTGAGCTGGCAGAAACGGCAACATTGATGTTGATTGCTCCCCTCACGGCCAATACGTTGGCGAAGCTGGTGCTGGGCTTAGCGGATAACCTCCTGACCAGTACGGTGCTGGCCTCGCAAATGCCGATCCTGGTTGCCCCAGCCATGAACACCACCATGTGGCAGCAACCGACGGTACAAGCCCATTGGCAACAACTGCAACAACAGCCCCGTTACCATTGCTTACCGCCGGCCTATGGCCGCTTGGCCTGTGACAGTGTCGGTGTGGGGCGGATGGCGGAGCCTCAAGAAATCATTGCCTATTTGGATTCTTTGGCCTATACCCACGGCAAGCGAGACTTGGCTGGCAAGCACCTGCTGATTACCGCCGGCGGCACCCGTGAGTATTGGGATGCGGTGCGCTTTATTGGCAATCCGGCAACAGGGAAAATGGGGATCGCTCTGGCAAGGGCAGCCCTGCATCGCGGCGCAAAGGTGACGTTGATTCATGGGGCGATCGCTGAAGCAATTCCCCCCCAAGTGCGTGCTATTGAAGCGGTCAGTAGCGAGGCAATGTCCAAAGCAGTGATGGAAGTTTGGCCAGAGGCAGATTGGCTGGTGATGGCTGCCGCCGTTGGCGATGTCCGCCCGGCACAACAGTGGTCGGCAAAGCTCCCCAAATCGGCGTTGCCTGCGGCCTTACCTCTGAGTCCGGTGCCCGATATTTTGCAAGCGGTGGCTGAGAGGCGCCAGCCCCACCAACGTCTGATTGGTTTTGCCGCCCAAACGGGAGATATTGTGACGCCAGCTCGCGAAAAGCTAGAACGCAAGGGCTTGGATTTGATTGTGGCAAATGCTGTGGATCAAGCGGACTGTGGCTTTGGCACTGTTGAGAATGCTGCCCTAGTGCTGGATCGGCAGGGGCGATCGCGCGAGCTTGCCAAGGTACCAAAGTTAATTCTGGCCCACCAAATTTTTGACCTTGCCCAAGAATGGCTGCAATGA
- a CDS encoding M15 family metallopeptidase: MGGKPYTQIPIAECGEPLVPIPPSFVRLQPHPYQSLGAPYGSASPFYLRVRVIAALERAQAFLEPYGWQLAIFDAYRPIAVQQFMVTHTFASLCQEQGYDLQQLEPAIASQIWQQVYQFWAVPSSDPQQPPPHSTGAAVDLTLADQAGHPLDMGGTIDEVSERSFPDFYDRHPEQRNAACFAQRRQILYQAMRHAGFQRHPNEWWHFSLGDQLWAWQMQQQTGQRHIIARYGRIDL; the protein is encoded by the coding sequence ATGGGGGGTAAGCCCTATACCCAAATTCCTATTGCAGAGTGTGGAGAACCTTTAGTACCCATTCCCCCCTCTTTTGTGCGGCTACAACCCCATCCCTATCAAAGTTTGGGTGCCCCCTACGGCAGTGCCTCGCCCTTTTATTTGCGGGTCAGGGTGATTGCTGCCCTTGAGCGTGCCCAAGCCTTCCTAGAGCCTTATGGTTGGCAACTGGCGATTTTTGATGCCTACCGCCCCATTGCAGTGCAGCAGTTTATGGTGACCCATACCTTTGCCTCGCTGTGTCAAGAACAGGGGTACGACTTGCAGCAACTGGAGCCAGCGATCGCCAGCCAGATTTGGCAGCAGGTTTATCAATTTTGGGCTGTGCCCAGTTCAGACCCCCAGCAACCCCCCCCCCACAGTACTGGTGCTGCCGTTGATCTTACCCTTGCTGACCAAGCCGGCCATCCCTTGGACATGGGGGGCACCATTGATGAAGTTTCTGAACGTTCCTTTCCCGATTTTTACGATCGCCATCCTGAGCAGAGGAATGCTGCCTGCTTTGCCCAACGCCGCCAAATTCTCTATCAAGCAATGCGCCATGCAGGCTTCCAGCGCCATCCGAACGAGTGGTGGCACTTTTCCCTTGGGGATCAGTTGTGGGCTTGGCAAATGCAGCAACAAACTGGCCAGCGGCACATTATTGCTCGCTATGGCCGCATCGATCTTTAA
- the rpmB gene encoding 50S ribosomal protein L28, with amino-acid sequence MSRVCQLTGKKANNAYAISHSHRRTKKLQEVNLQWKRVWWPEGKRWVRLRLSTKAIKTLERKGLSAFAKEAGLNLNKL; translated from the coding sequence ATGAGCCGCGTTTGTCAACTGACTGGAAAAAAAGCCAATAACGCCTATGCTATTTCCCACTCCCACCGGCGGACGAAAAAACTGCAAGAAGTGAATTTGCAATGGAAACGGGTATGGTGGCCAGAAGGCAAACGGTGGGTGCGGCTGCGCCTCTCTACGAAAGCCATTAAAACCCTTGAGCGCAAAGGCCTGAGTGCATTTGCCAAGGAAGCGGGGTTGAATCTCAACAAACTCTAA
- a CDS encoding NADAR family protein has product MTIYFYRVKDAYGSFSNFSPHGFTLEGYYWPTAEHYYQAHKFFGTAHEAFGHAIRIAPTPEAAAQLGRSGRYPVHPQWDQLKQPVMWRALVAKFTTHPDLRELLLATGDEELVEDSPVDSYWGCGGDRQGSNYLGRLLMHLRHCLRQGADLHTFTPLQDCQDCSFG; this is encoded by the coding sequence ATGACAATCTACTTTTATCGCGTCAAGGATGCCTATGGCAGTTTTTCCAATTTCTCTCCCCATGGGTTTACCCTAGAGGGCTATTACTGGCCAACAGCGGAGCACTACTACCAAGCCCATAAATTCTTTGGCACTGCCCATGAGGCCTTTGGTCATGCCATTCGCATCGCGCCAACCCCTGAAGCGGCTGCCCAACTCGGTCGCAGTGGTCGTTACCCCGTTCATCCCCAATGGGATCAACTGAAACAGCCAGTCATGTGGCGTGCCCTTGTGGCCAAATTTACCACCCATCCCGATCTGCGGGAACTGCTTTTAGCCACTGGAGATGAAGAATTAGTCGAGGATTCGCCGGTAGATAGCTATTGGGGCTGTGGGGGCGATCGCCAAGGCTCGAATTATCTAGGACGGCTGCTGATGCATTTGCGACACTGTCTGCGCCAAGGGGCAGATCTCCACACTTTCACCCCCCTGCAAGATTGCCAAGATTGCTCATTCGGCTAG
- the isiD gene encoding protein IsiD — translation MQATHHYSQEYINHLTPQDVAALARRLEEDDYDTPFAALEDWHLLRSIAFQRPELVEPYLYLLDLEAFDES, via the coding sequence ATGCAAGCAACACATCATTATTCCCAGGAATATATCAACCATCTAACCCCCCAAGATGTGGCTGCCTTGGCACGGCGGCTTGAGGAAGATGATTATGATACGCCGTTTGCCGCCCTTGAGGATTGGCATCTGCTGCGCTCCATTGCTTTTCAGCGACCGGAGCTAGTGGAACCTTATTTGTACCTTCTTGATTTAGAGGCCTTTGACGAGTCCTAG